The Coffea arabica cultivar ET-39 chromosome 1e, Coffea Arabica ET-39 HiFi, whole genome shotgun sequence genome has a window encoding:
- the LOC113724909 gene encoding protein neprosin-like, with protein sequence MKLFYFFILLSLMNLCDASSKKIQVRKTLSSSKKIPVKSIKSPDGDIIDCINIYHQPAFNHPLLKNHTILMRPSFQPRKGPIGGGELFQSNAHGQEDKKPIAQLWQLGGRCPEGTIPIRRNQKARYAKKKHRNFPQLAGFSNHEYAYASVQSNKYLGAKATINLWQPQVQGSGEFSLAQIWVVAGDNSGLNTVEAGWMVYPSHFGDSNTRLFTYWTRDRYQSTGCYNLDCPGFVHTSNSIALDVALSPVSTYHGAQHEIILQIFKDPKQNVWWLQHGNDDVIGYWPASLFTDLADSASLIEWGGEIINDAQDGQHTTTQMGSGHFAEEGYKGASYFKNLQVVDQSNTLVPPGDIKPVARKPDCYNIVPGKSDDAGDYFYFGGPGRNPKCP encoded by the exons ATGAAgctattttatttcttcattttattatcCTTGATGAATTTATGTGATGCCTCAAGCAAGAAGATTCAGGTCAGGAAAACGTTGAGCAGTTCAAAGAAGATCCCTGTCAAGTCCATCAAG AGCCCTGATGGTGATATTATTGATTGTATCAACATTTATCATCAACCAGCATTTAATCATCCTTTGCTCAAAAATCATACCATTTTG ATGAGGCCTAGTTTCCAGCCTCGGAAAGGACCAATTGGTGGGGGTGAACTATTCCAATCCAATGCTCATGGCCAAGAGGATAAAAAACCAATTGCTCAGTTATGGCAGTTGGGTGGGAGATGCCCTGAAGGAACTATTCCTATTAGAAGAAACCAGAAAGCAAGATACGCAAAGAAGAAGCACAGAAACTTTCCCCAGCTCGCTGGCTTTTCCAATCACGAG TATGCATATGCATCTGTCCAGAGTAACAAGTATTTGGGAGCAAAGGCAACAATAAACCTTTGGCAACCCCAGGTTCAGGGCAGTGGTGAATTTAGCTTGGCTCAAATATGGGTTGTTGCAGGTGATAATTCAGGTCTAAACACCGTTGAAGCTGGTTGGATG gtATATCCAAGTCACTTTGGAGATAGCAACACAAGACTTTTCACTTACTGGACC cGTGATCGCTATCAATCCACTGGGTGCTACAACTTGGACTGCCCTGGCTTTGTTCATACCAGTAATTCAATTGCATTAGATGTTGCCCTTTCACCAGTTTCTACCTATCATGGTGCTCAACATGAAATCATCCTACAAATCTTTAAG GACCCAAAGCAAAATGTGTGGTGGCTACAACACGGGAATGACgatgtaattggttattggcCTGCTTCCTTATTTACAGACCTAGCAGACAGTGCTTCACTAATTGAATGGGGTGGAGAGATAATAAATGATGCTCAAGATGGGCAACACACCACAACTCAAATGGGCAGTGGCCATTTTGCTGAAGAAGGGTATAAAGGGGCAAGTTACTTCAAGAATCTTCAAGTAGTTGATCAATCCAACACCTTAGTCCCTCCTGGTGATATCAAACCTGTAGCTAGAAAGCCGGATTGCTACAACATAGTACCTGGAAAGAGTGATGATGCGGGAGATTACTTTTACTTTGGTGGACCAGGAAGAAATCCTAAGTGTCCATGA